The following proteins are encoded in a genomic region of Kosakonia oryzae:
- the rplL gene encoding 50S ribosomal protein L7/L12 — protein MSITKDQIIEAVSAMSVMDVVELISAMEEKFGVSAAAAVAVAAGPAAEAAEEKTEFDVILKAAGANKVAVIKAVRGATGLGLKEAKDLVESAPAALKEGVSKDDAEALKKSLEEAGAEVEVK, from the coding sequence ATGTCTATCACTAAAGATCAAATCATTGAAGCAGTTTCCGCTATGTCCGTAATGGACGTTGTAGAACTGATTTCTGCAATGGAAGAAAAATTCGGTGTTTCTGCTGCTGCTGCTGTAGCTGTTGCTGCTGGCCCGGCTGCTGAAGCTGCTGAAGAGAAAACTGAATTCGACGTTATTCTGAAAGCCGCTGGCGCTAACAAAGTTGCTGTTATCAAAGCAGTACGTGGCGCAACTGGCCTGGGTCTGAAAGAAGCTAAAGACCTGGTAGAATCTGCTCCGGCCGCTCTGAAAGAAGGCGTGAGCAAAGATGACGCTGAAGCTCTGAAAAAATCTCTGGAAGAAGCTGGCGCTGAAGTTGAAGTTAAATAA
- the rpoC gene encoding DNA-directed RNA polymerase subunit beta': MKDLLKFLKAQTKTEEFDAIKIALASPDMIRSWSFGEVKKPETINYRTFKPERDGLFCARIFGPVKDYECLCGKYKRLKHRGVICEKCGVEVTQTKVRRERMGHIELASPTAHIWFLKSLPSRIGLLLDMPLRDIERVLYFESYVVIEGGMTNLERNQILTEEQYLDALEEFGDEFDAKMGAEAIQALLKSMDLEQECEQLREELNETNSETKRKKLTKRIKLLEAFVQSGNKPEWMILTVLPVLPPDLRPLVPLDGGRFATSDLNDLYRRVINRNNRLKRLLDLAAPDIIVRNEKRMLQEAVDALLDNGRRGRAITGSNKRPLKSLADMIKGKQGRFRQNLLGKRVDYSGRSVITVGPYLRLHQCGLPKKMALELFKPFIYGKLELRGLATTIKAAKKMVEREEAVVWDILDEVIREHPVLLNRAPTLHRLGIQAFEPVLIEGKAIQLHPLVCAAYNADFDGDQMAVHVPLTLEAQLEARALMMSTNNILSPANGEPIIVPSQDVVLGLYYMTRDCVNAKGEGMVLTGPKEAERIYRAGLASLHARVKVRITEYEKDANGEFVAKTSLKDTTVGRAILWMIVPKGLPFSIVNQALGKKAISKMLNTCYRILGLKPTVIFADQTMYTGFAYAARSGASVGIDDMVIPAKKHEIISEAEAEVAEIQEQFQSGLVTAGERYNKVIDIWAAANDRVSKAMMDNLQTETVINRDGQEEQQVSFNSIYMMADSGARGSAAQIRQLAGMRGLMAKPDGSIIETPITANFREGLNVLQYFISTHGARKGLADTALKTANSGYLTRRLVDVAQDLVVTEDDCGTLEGIVMTPVIEGGDVKEPLRDRVLGRVTAEDVLKPGTADILVPRNTLLNEQWCDLLEVNSVDSVKVRSVVSCDTDFGVCAHCYGRDLARGHIINKGEAIGVIAAQSIGEPGTQLTMRTFHIGGAASRAAAESSIQVKNKGSIRLSNAKTVVNSSGKLVITSRNTELKLIDEFGRTKESYKVPYGAVMAKGDGEQVAGGETVANWDPHTMPVITEVSGFIRFTDMIDGQTITRQTDELTGLSSLVVLDSAERTTGGKDLRPALKIVDAQGNDVLIPGTDMPAQYFLPGKAIVQLEDGVQISSGDTLARIPQESGGTKDITGGLPRVADLFEARRPKEPAILAEISGIISFGKETKGKRRLVITPVDGSDPYEEMIPKWRQLNVFEGERVERGDVVSDGPEAPHDILRLRGVHAVTRYIVNEVQDVYRLQGVKINDKHIEVIVRQMLRKATIVNAGSSDFLEGEQVEYSRVKIANRDLEANGKIGATYARDLLGITKASLATESFISAASFQETTRVLTEAAVAGKRDELRGLKENVIVGRLIPAGTGYAYHQDRMRRRAAGELPVAPQVTAEDATASLAELLNAGLGGSDNE, from the coding sequence GTGAAAGACTTATTAAAGTTTCTGAAAGCGCAAACTAAAACCGAAGAGTTTGATGCGATCAAAATTGCTCTGGCTTCGCCAGACATGATCCGTTCCTGGTCTTTCGGTGAAGTGAAAAAGCCGGAAACCATTAACTACCGTACGTTCAAGCCTGAGCGTGACGGTCTTTTCTGCGCCCGTATTTTTGGGCCGGTAAAAGACTATGAGTGCCTGTGCGGTAAGTACAAGCGCCTGAAACACCGTGGTGTGATCTGTGAGAAGTGCGGCGTTGAAGTGACCCAGACTAAAGTACGCCGTGAGCGTATGGGCCACATCGAGCTGGCATCTCCGACCGCGCACATCTGGTTCCTGAAATCCCTGCCGTCCCGTATCGGCCTGCTGCTGGATATGCCGCTGCGCGATATCGAACGTGTTCTGTACTTCGAATCCTATGTGGTTATCGAAGGCGGTATGACCAATCTGGAACGTAACCAGATCCTGACCGAAGAACAGTACCTGGACGCGCTGGAAGAGTTCGGTGACGAATTCGACGCAAAAATGGGCGCCGAAGCTATTCAGGCCCTGCTGAAAAGCATGGATCTGGAACAAGAGTGCGAACAGCTGCGCGAAGAGCTGAACGAAACTAACTCCGAAACCAAACGTAAGAAGCTGACCAAGCGTATCAAACTGCTGGAAGCCTTCGTACAGTCTGGTAACAAACCGGAATGGATGATTCTGACTGTTCTGCCAGTGCTGCCGCCGGACTTGCGTCCGCTGGTTCCGCTGGATGGTGGTCGTTTCGCTACGTCGGATCTGAACGATCTGTACCGTCGCGTGATCAACCGTAACAACCGTCTGAAACGTCTGCTGGATTTGGCGGCGCCGGACATCATCGTACGCAACGAAAAACGTATGCTGCAGGAAGCGGTTGACGCCCTGCTGGATAACGGCCGTCGCGGTCGTGCGATCACCGGTTCCAACAAACGTCCGCTGAAATCTTTGGCCGATATGATCAAAGGTAAACAGGGTCGTTTCCGTCAGAACCTGCTCGGTAAACGTGTTGACTACTCCGGTCGTTCTGTAATCACCGTAGGTCCATACCTGCGTCTGCATCAGTGCGGCCTGCCGAAGAAAATGGCGCTGGAACTGTTCAAACCGTTCATCTACGGCAAGCTGGAACTGCGTGGCCTCGCCACCACCATCAAAGCCGCGAAGAAAATGGTTGAGCGTGAAGAAGCTGTCGTTTGGGATATCCTGGACGAAGTTATCCGCGAACACCCGGTGCTGCTGAACCGTGCGCCGACTCTGCACCGTTTGGGTATCCAGGCATTTGAACCGGTACTGATCGAAGGTAAAGCTATCCAGCTGCACCCGCTGGTTTGTGCGGCATACAACGCCGACTTCGATGGTGACCAGATGGCTGTTCACGTACCGCTGACGCTGGAAGCCCAGCTGGAAGCGCGTGCGCTGATGATGTCTACCAACAACATTCTGTCTCCGGCGAACGGCGAACCTATCATCGTTCCGTCTCAGGACGTTGTTCTGGGTCTGTACTACATGACCCGTGACTGTGTTAACGCCAAAGGCGAAGGCATGGTGCTGACTGGCCCGAAAGAAGCTGAGCGTATTTACCGTGCTGGCCTGGCCTCTCTGCATGCGCGCGTTAAAGTGCGTATCACCGAATATGAAAAAGATGCTAACGGCGAATTCGTTGCGAAAACCAGCCTGAAAGACACGACCGTTGGTCGCGCCATTCTGTGGATGATCGTACCGAAAGGTCTGCCTTTCTCCATCGTCAACCAGGCGCTGGGCAAGAAAGCGATCTCCAAAATGCTGAACACCTGTTACCGCATTCTGGGCCTGAAACCGACCGTTATTTTTGCTGACCAGACGATGTACACCGGCTTTGCTTATGCAGCGCGTTCAGGTGCATCTGTTGGTATCGATGACATGGTCATCCCGGCGAAAAAACATGAGATCATCAGCGAAGCGGAAGCCGAAGTTGCTGAGATTCAGGAGCAGTTCCAGTCTGGTCTGGTAACCGCTGGCGAACGCTACAACAAAGTTATCGATATTTGGGCTGCGGCGAACGATCGCGTATCCAAAGCGATGATGGACAACCTGCAAACCGAAACCGTGATTAACCGTGACGGTCAGGAAGAGCAGCAGGTTTCCTTTAACAGCATCTACATGATGGCCGACTCCGGTGCGCGTGGTTCTGCAGCCCAGATTCGTCAGCTTGCTGGTATGCGTGGTCTGATGGCGAAGCCGGATGGCTCCATCATCGAAACGCCGATCACCGCGAACTTCCGTGAAGGTCTGAACGTACTCCAGTACTTCATCTCCACGCACGGTGCGCGTAAAGGTCTGGCGGATACCGCACTGAAAACAGCGAACTCCGGTTACCTGACTCGTCGTCTGGTCGACGTGGCGCAGGACCTGGTGGTCACCGAAGACGATTGTGGCACCCTCGAAGGGATCGTCATGACGCCGGTTATCGAAGGTGGCGACGTTAAAGAGCCGCTGCGCGATCGCGTTCTGGGTCGTGTGACTGCGGAAGACGTTCTGAAGCCGGGTACCGCTGATATTCTGGTTCCGCGCAACACGCTGCTGAACGAACAGTGGTGTGACCTGCTGGAAGTCAACTCCGTTGACAGCGTCAAAGTACGCTCCGTTGTATCCTGTGACACCGACTTTGGTGTATGTGCGCACTGCTACGGTCGTGACCTGGCGCGTGGCCACATCATCAACAAAGGTGAAGCTATCGGCGTTATCGCGGCACAGTCCATCGGTGAGCCGGGTACACAGCTGACGATGCGTACGTTCCACATCGGTGGTGCGGCATCTCGTGCGGCTGCTGAATCCAGCATCCAGGTGAAAAACAAAGGTAGCATCCGCCTGAGCAACGCGAAGACGGTTGTTAACTCCAGCGGCAAACTGGTTATCACCTCCCGTAACACTGAGCTGAAACTGATCGACGAATTCGGTCGTACTAAAGAAAGCTATAAAGTGCCTTACGGTGCGGTAATGGCGAAGGGTGATGGCGAGCAGGTTGCCGGCGGTGAAACCGTTGCAAACTGGGATCCGCACACCATGCCAGTTATCACCGAAGTGAGCGGTTTCATTCGCTTCACCGACATGATCGATGGTCAGACGATTACCCGTCAGACCGACGAACTGACCGGTCTCTCCTCGCTGGTGGTTCTGGATTCTGCAGAACGTACCACTGGTGGTAAAGACCTGCGTCCGGCGCTGAAAATTGTTGATGCGCAGGGCAACGACGTTCTGATCCCGGGCACCGACATGCCTGCGCAGTACTTCCTGCCGGGTAAAGCGATTGTTCAGCTCGAAGATGGCGTACAGATCAGCTCTGGTGACACCCTGGCGCGTATTCCGCAGGAATCTGGCGGTACCAAGGATATTACCGGTGGTCTGCCGCGCGTTGCGGACCTGTTCGAAGCACGTCGTCCGAAAGAGCCGGCAATTCTGGCTGAAATCAGCGGTATCATTTCCTTCGGTAAAGAAACCAAAGGTAAACGCCGTCTGGTGATCACGCCGGTTGACGGTAGCGATCCGTACGAAGAGATGATTCCGAAATGGCGTCAGCTCAACGTGTTTGAAGGTGAACGCGTAGAACGTGGTGACGTGGTTTCCGACGGTCCGGAAGCGCCGCACGACATTCTTCGTCTGCGTGGTGTTCACGCGGTAACCCGTTACATCGTGAACGAAGTGCAGGACGTTTACCGTCTGCAGGGCGTTAAGATCAACGATAAGCACATCGAAGTTATCGTTCGTCAGATGCTGCGTAAAGCCACCATCGTTAACGCAGGAAGCTCCGACTTCCTGGAAGGTGAGCAGGTTGAATACTCTCGCGTTAAGATCGCCAACCGCGATCTGGAAGCGAACGGCAAAATCGGTGCAACCTATGCACGCGATCTGCTGGGTATCACCAAAGCGTCTCTGGCAACCGAGTCCTTCATCTCCGCGGCATCGTTCCAGGAGACGACTCGTGTGCTTACCGAAGCAGCCGTTGCGGGCAAACGCGACGAACTGCGCGGTCTGAAAGAGAACGTTATCGTGGGTCGTCTGATCCCGGCCGGTACCGGTTATGCGTACCACCAGGATCGTATGCGCCGTCGCGCCGCTGGCGAACTGCCGGTAGCACCGCAGGTTACTGCGGAAGATGCGACTGCGAGCCTGGCAGAACTGCTGAACGCAGGTCTGGGTGGTTCCGACAACGAGTAA
- the rplK gene encoding 50S ribosomal protein L11, with translation MAKKVQAYVKLQVAAGMANPSPPVGPALGQQGVNIMEFCKAFNAKTESLEKGLPIPVVITVYADRSFTFVTKTPPAAVLLKKAAGIKSGSGKPNKDKVGKISRAQLQEIAQTKAADMTGADIEAMTRSIEGTARSMGLVVED, from the coding sequence ATGGCTAAGAAAGTCCAGGCCTACGTCAAGCTGCAGGTAGCAGCTGGCATGGCAAACCCGAGCCCGCCGGTCGGTCCGGCTCTGGGTCAGCAGGGTGTTAACATCATGGAATTCTGTAAAGCGTTCAACGCCAAAACAGAATCCCTGGAAAAAGGTCTGCCAATTCCGGTAGTTATTACCGTTTACGCTGACCGCTCCTTCACTTTCGTTACCAAAACGCCTCCGGCAGCAGTTCTGCTGAAGAAAGCGGCTGGTATCAAGTCTGGTTCCGGCAAGCCGAACAAAGACAAAGTGGGCAAAATCTCCCGCGCTCAGCTGCAGGAAATCGCTCAGACTAAAGCCGCGGACATGACCGGTGCTGACATTGAAGCGATGACTCGCTCAATCGAAGGTACTGCGCGTTCCATGGGCCTGGTAGTGGAGGATTAA
- a CDS encoding PTS sugar transporter subunit IIB, with protein MKNIVLCCAAGMSTSMLVQRMKDAAQKKGVEVSIKAVPVAEFKDEIATADIVLLGPQVKYEQAKLQAQAEPLGKKVAVIDMMDYGMMKGDVVLEKALKLLE; from the coding sequence ATGAAAAACATCGTTTTATGTTGTGCTGCGGGTATGTCCACCAGCATGCTGGTGCAGCGGATGAAAGATGCAGCGCAGAAGAAAGGGGTCGAAGTTTCTATCAAAGCGGTTCCCGTTGCGGAATTTAAGGACGAGATTGCAACGGCGGATATTGTGTTGCTGGGGCCACAAGTAAAATACGAGCAGGCAAAATTGCAGGCGCAGGCGGAGCCGTTGGGGAAAAAGGTCGCGGTTATCGACATGATGGATTACGGCATGATGAAAGGCGATGTCGTACTTGAAAAAGCCCTTAAGCTTCTGGAGTGA
- the rpoB gene encoding DNA-directed RNA polymerase subunit beta, giving the protein MVYSYTEKKRIRKDFGKRPQVLDVPYLLSIQLDSFQKFIEQDPEGQYGLEAAFRSVFPIKSYSGNSELQYVSYRLGEPVFDVKECQIRGVTYSAPLRVKLRLVIYEREAPEGTVKDIKEQEVYMGEIPLMTDNGTFVINGTERVIVSQLHRSPGVFFDSDKGKTHSSGKVLYNARIIPYRGSWLDFEFDPKDNLFVRIDRRRKLPATIILRALNYTTEQILDLFFEKVVFEIRDNKLQMELVPERLRGETASFDIEANGKMYVEKGRRITARHIRQLEKDEIQHIEVPVEYIAGKVASKDYIDESTGELICPANMELSLDLLAKLSQAGHKRIETLFTNDLDHGPYISETVRVDPTNDRLSALVEIYRMMRPGEPPTREAAESLFENLFFSEDRYDLSAVGRMKFNRSLLRDTIEGSGILSKEDIIEVMKKLIGIRNGIGEVDDIDHLGNRRIRSVGEMAENQFRVGLVRVERAVKERLSLGDLDTLMPQDMINAKPISAAVKEFFGSSQLSQFMDQNNPLSEITHKRRISALGPGGLTRERAGFEVRDVHPTHYGRVCPIETPEGPNIGLINSLSVYAQTNEYGFLETPYRKVTDGVVTDEIHYLSAIEEGNYVIAQANTNLTEEGRFVDDLVTCRSKGESSLFSADQVDYMDVSTQQVVSVGASLIPFLEHDDANRALMGANMQRQAVPTLRADKPLVGTGMERAVAVDSGVTAVAKRGGTVQYVDASRIVIKVNEDEMYPGEAGIDIYNLTKYTRSNQNTCINQMPCVYLGEPIERGDVLADGPSTDLGELALGQNMRVAFMPWNGYNFEDSILVSERVVQEDRFTTIHIQELACVSRDTKLGPEEITADIPNVGEAALSKLDESGIVYIGAEVTGGDILVGKVTPKGETQLTPEEKLLRAIFGEKASDVKDSSLRVPNGVSGTVIDVQVFTRDGVEKDKRALEIEEMQLKQAKKDLSEELQILEAGLFSRIHTVLVSGGVEAEKLDKLPRDRWLELGLTDEAKQNQLEQLAEQYDELKHEFEKKLEAKRRKITQGDDLAPGVLKIVKVYLAVKRQIQPGDKMAGRHGNKGVISKINPIEDMPYDENGTPVDIVLNPLGVPSRMNIGQILETHLGMAAKGIGDKINAMLKQQQEVAKLREFIQRAYDLGADVRQKVDLNTFSDEEVLRLAENLRKGMPIATPVFDGAKESEIKELLQLGGLPTSGQITLFDGRTGEQFERQVTVGYMYMLKLNHLVDDKMHARSTGSYSLVTQQPLGGKAQFGGQRFGEMEVWALEAYGAAYTLQEMLTVKSDDVNGRTKMYKNIVDGNHQMEPGMPESFNVLLKEIRSLGINIELEDE; this is encoded by the coding sequence ATGGTTTACTCCTATACCGAGAAAAAACGTATTCGTAAGGATTTTGGTAAACGTCCACAAGTTCTGGATGTTCCATATCTCCTTTCTATCCAGCTTGACTCGTTCCAGAAGTTTATCGAGCAAGATCCTGAAGGGCAGTACGGTCTGGAAGCGGCATTCCGCTCCGTGTTCCCGATTAAGAGCTACAGCGGCAATTCGGAACTGCAATACGTCAGCTACCGTCTTGGCGAACCTGTTTTTGACGTTAAAGAGTGTCAGATCCGTGGCGTAACTTACTCCGCTCCGCTGCGCGTAAAACTGCGTCTGGTGATCTACGAGCGCGAAGCGCCGGAAGGCACTGTTAAAGATATTAAAGAACAAGAAGTCTACATGGGCGAAATTCCGCTCATGACCGACAACGGTACCTTTGTTATCAACGGTACTGAGCGTGTTATCGTTTCTCAGCTCCACCGTAGCCCTGGCGTCTTCTTTGACAGCGATAAGGGTAAAACCCACTCATCTGGTAAGGTGCTTTATAACGCACGTATTATTCCTTACCGTGGGTCCTGGCTGGACTTTGAATTCGATCCGAAAGATAACCTGTTCGTTCGTATCGACCGTCGTCGTAAGCTGCCGGCTACCATTATCCTGCGCGCGCTGAACTACACCACGGAGCAGATCCTCGACCTGTTCTTTGAAAAAGTGGTCTTTGAGATTCGCGACAACAAACTGCAAATGGAACTGGTGCCGGAACGTCTGCGCGGCGAAACCGCGTCCTTCGACATCGAAGCGAACGGCAAAATGTATGTTGAGAAAGGCCGCCGTATTACCGCGCGCCATATCCGTCAGTTGGAAAAAGACGAGATTCAACATATCGAAGTTCCGGTTGAGTACATCGCGGGTAAAGTGGCGTCTAAAGACTACATCGACGAATCCACTGGCGAGCTGATCTGCCCGGCGAACATGGAACTGTCGCTCGATCTGCTGGCGAAGCTGAGCCAGGCGGGCCACAAACGTATCGAAACGCTGTTCACCAACGATCTGGATCACGGTCCGTACATCTCTGAGACTGTACGTGTCGACCCGACCAACGATCGACTGAGCGCTCTGGTAGAGATCTACCGTATGATGCGTCCTGGCGAACCGCCGACTCGTGAAGCGGCTGAAAGCCTGTTCGAGAACCTGTTCTTCTCTGAAGACCGCTACGATCTGTCTGCGGTTGGTCGTATGAAGTTCAACCGTTCTCTGCTGCGCGACACCATCGAAGGTTCCGGTATCCTGAGCAAAGAAGACATCATCGAAGTGATGAAAAAGCTCATCGGTATCCGTAACGGTATTGGTGAAGTGGATGATATCGACCACCTCGGCAACCGTCGTATCCGTTCCGTTGGCGAAATGGCGGAAAACCAGTTCCGCGTTGGCCTGGTGCGTGTAGAACGTGCGGTGAAAGAGCGTCTGTCTCTGGGCGATCTGGATACCCTGATGCCGCAGGATATGATCAACGCCAAGCCGATCTCCGCAGCCGTGAAAGAGTTCTTCGGTTCCAGCCAGCTGTCTCAGTTTATGGACCAGAACAACCCGCTGTCGGAGATTACGCATAAACGTCGTATCTCTGCACTCGGCCCAGGCGGTCTGACCCGTGAGCGTGCGGGCTTCGAAGTTCGAGACGTTCACCCGACCCACTACGGTCGCGTATGTCCTATCGAAACGCCTGAAGGTCCGAACATCGGTCTGATCAACTCCTTGTCCGTGTATGCGCAGACTAACGAATACGGCTTCCTCGAAACGCCGTACCGTAAAGTGACTGACGGCGTGGTAACTGACGAGATCCATTACCTTTCTGCAATTGAAGAAGGTAACTACGTTATCGCTCAGGCGAACACCAACCTGACGGAAGAAGGTCGTTTTGTAGATGATCTGGTGACCTGCCGCAGCAAAGGCGAATCCAGCCTCTTCAGCGCAGACCAGGTTGACTACATGGACGTTTCCACCCAGCAGGTGGTTTCCGTCGGTGCGTCCCTGATCCCGTTCCTGGAACACGATGACGCCAACCGTGCATTGATGGGTGCGAACATGCAACGTCAGGCGGTTCCGACTCTGCGCGCTGATAAGCCGCTGGTTGGTACCGGTATGGAACGTGCTGTTGCCGTTGACTCCGGTGTAACCGCAGTGGCGAAACGTGGCGGTACCGTTCAGTACGTGGATGCTTCCCGTATCGTTATCAAAGTTAACGAAGACGAGATGTACCCGGGCGAAGCAGGGATCGACATCTATAACCTGACCAAATACACCCGTTCTAACCAGAACACCTGCATCAACCAGATGCCGTGTGTTTACCTGGGTGAGCCAATTGAGCGCGGCGACGTGCTGGCAGACGGCCCGTCCACCGACCTCGGTGAACTGGCACTCGGCCAGAACATGCGCGTAGCGTTCATGCCGTGGAACGGTTACAACTTCGAAGACTCCATCCTCGTCTCCGAACGCGTTGTTCAGGAAGATCGTTTTACAACGATCCACATTCAGGAACTGGCGTGCGTGTCCCGTGACACCAAGCTGGGACCGGAAGAGATCACCGCTGACATCCCGAACGTGGGTGAAGCTGCGCTCTCCAAACTGGATGAATCCGGTATCGTTTACATCGGTGCGGAAGTGACCGGCGGCGACATTCTGGTTGGTAAAGTAACGCCGAAAGGCGAAACTCAGCTGACGCCAGAAGAGAAACTGCTGCGCGCGATCTTCGGTGAGAAAGCGTCTGACGTTAAAGACTCTTCTCTGCGCGTGCCGAACGGTGTTTCCGGTACTGTTATCGACGTTCAGGTCTTTACCCGCGATGGCGTGGAAAAAGACAAACGTGCGCTGGAAATCGAAGAGATGCAGCTGAAGCAGGCGAAGAAAGATCTGTCTGAAGAACTGCAAATCCTCGAAGCTGGCCTGTTTAGCCGTATCCATACCGTGCTGGTTTCCGGCGGCGTTGAAGCTGAGAAGCTCGACAAACTGCCGCGCGACCGCTGGCTGGAACTCGGCCTGACCGACGAAGCGAAACAAAATCAGCTGGAGCAACTGGCTGAGCAGTACGACGAACTGAAACACGAGTTCGAGAAAAAACTCGAAGCGAAACGCCGCAAAATCACTCAGGGCGACGATCTGGCACCGGGCGTGCTGAAGATTGTTAAGGTTTATCTGGCAGTTAAACGTCAGATCCAGCCTGGGGATAAGATGGCAGGTCGTCACGGTAACAAAGGTGTTATTTCTAAGATCAACCCGATCGAAGATATGCCTTACGATGAAAACGGCACGCCGGTAGACATCGTACTGAACCCGCTGGGCGTACCGTCTCGTATGAACATCGGTCAGATCCTTGAAACCCACCTGGGGATGGCTGCGAAAGGTATCGGCGACAAGATCAACGCCATGCTGAAACAGCAGCAGGAAGTCGCGAAACTGCGCGAATTCATCCAGCGTGCATACGATCTGGGCGCTGACGTTCGTCAGAAAGTTGACCTGAATACCTTCAGTGATGAAGAAGTTCTGCGTCTGGCTGAAAACCTGCGCAAAGGCATGCCGATCGCAACGCCGGTATTCGACGGTGCGAAAGAGTCCGAAATCAAGGAACTGTTACAGCTGGGTGGCCTGCCGACTTCCGGTCAGATCACTCTGTTCGACGGTCGTACCGGTGAGCAATTCGAACGCCAGGTTACCGTCGGCTACATGTACATGCTGAAACTGAACCACCTGGTTGATGACAAGATGCATGCGCGTTCCACCGGTTCTTACAGCCTGGTTACTCAGCAGCCGCTGGGTGGTAAGGCACAGTTCGGTGGTCAGCGCTTCGGTGAGATGGAAGTGTGGGCACTGGAAGCTTATGGTGCCGCTTATACCCTGCAAGAAATGCTTACCGTTAAGTCTGATGACGTGAACGGTCGTACCAAGATGTATAAAAACATCGTGGACGGCAACCATCAGATGGAACCAGGTATGCCGGAATCCTTCAACGTACTGTTGAAAGAGATCCGTTCTCTGGGTATCAACATCGAACTGGAAGACGAGTAA
- a CDS encoding PTS lactose/cellobiose transporter subunit IIA has translation MEDLESIIMELLVNAGAARSQALTALQQARKGDFDAAEQAMEESREFVKAAHKIQTQLIGLDEGTGKLPVNLITVHSQDHLMNAMVIQDLAGDMIELYRRLPLRN, from the coding sequence ATGGAAGATTTAGAAAGCATCATTATGGAACTGCTGGTTAACGCGGGTGCCGCGCGCAGCCAGGCATTAACTGCGCTGCAACAGGCACGTAAAGGCGATTTTGATGCGGCGGAACAGGCAATGGAAGAGTCGCGGGAATTCGTTAAGGCCGCGCATAAAATTCAGACTCAGTTGATCGGTCTGGATGAAGGGACAGGCAAACTGCCGGTCAATCTGATTACCGTTCATTCGCAGGATCATCTGATGAACGCCATGGTGATTCAGGATCTGGCGGGTGACATGATTGAACTGTATCGCCGTCTGCCGCTACGTAATTAA
- the rplJ gene encoding 50S ribosomal protein L10, with translation MALNLQDKQAIVAEVSEVAKGALSAVVADSRGVTVDKMTELRKAGREAGVYMRVVRNTLLRRAVEGTSFECLKDAFVGPTLIAYSLEHPGAAARLFKEFAKANAKFEVKAAAFEGELIPASQIDRLATLPTYEEAIARLMATMKEASAGKLVRTLAAVRDAKEAA, from the coding sequence ATGGCTTTAAATCTTCAAGACAAACAAGCGATTGTTGCTGAAGTCAGCGAAGTAGCCAAAGGCGCGCTGTCTGCGGTTGTTGCGGATTCCCGTGGCGTGACCGTAGATAAAATGACCGAACTGCGTAAAGCAGGTCGCGAAGCTGGCGTTTACATGCGTGTTGTTCGTAACACCCTGCTGCGCCGTGCTGTTGAAGGTACCTCTTTTGAGTGCCTGAAAGACGCGTTTGTTGGTCCGACCCTGATTGCATACTCTTTGGAACACCCGGGCGCTGCTGCTCGTTTGTTCAAAGAGTTCGCGAAAGCGAATGCAAAATTTGAGGTCAAAGCCGCTGCCTTTGAAGGTGAGTTGATCCCGGCGTCCCAGATCGATCGCCTGGCAACCCTGCCGACCTACGAAGAAGCAATTGCACGCCTGATGGCAACCATGAAAGAAGCCTCTGCTGGCAAACTGGTTCGTACTCTGGCTGCTGTACGCGATGCGAAAGAAGCTGCTTAA
- the rplA gene encoding 50S ribosomal protein L1, whose translation MAKLTKRMRVIRDKVDATKQYDINEAIALLKELATAKFVESVDVAVNLGIDARKSDQNVRGATVLPHGTGRSVRVAVFTQGPNAEAAKAAGAELVGMEDLADQIKKGEMNFDVVIASPDAMRVVGQLGQVLGPRGLMPNPKVGTVTPNVAEAVKNAKAGQIRYRNDKNGIIHTTIGKVNFDADKLKENLEALLVALKKAKPSQAKGVYIKKISISTTMGAGVAVDQAGLSAVAN comes from the coding sequence ATGGCTAAACTGACCAAGCGCATGCGCGTGATCCGTGACAAAGTTGATGCGACCAAACAGTACGACATCAACGAAGCCATTGCTCTGCTGAAAGAGCTGGCCACTGCTAAATTCGTAGAAAGCGTAGACGTTGCCGTTAACCTCGGCATCGACGCGCGTAAATCTGACCAGAACGTACGTGGTGCAACTGTACTGCCGCACGGTACTGGCCGTTCAGTTCGCGTTGCCGTATTTACCCAGGGCCCGAACGCTGAAGCTGCTAAAGCAGCTGGCGCAGAGCTGGTAGGTATGGAAGATCTGGCTGATCAGATCAAAAAAGGCGAAATGAACTTTGACGTTGTTATTGCTTCCCCGGATGCAATGCGCGTTGTTGGCCAGCTGGGCCAGGTTCTGGGTCCGCGTGGCCTGATGCCGAACCCGAAAGTTGGTACTGTAACTCCGAACGTTGCTGAAGCAGTTAAAAACGCTAAAGCCGGTCAGATTCGTTACCGTAACGACAAAAACGGCATCATCCACACCACCATCGGTAAAGTGAACTTTGACGCTGACAAACTGAAAGAAAACCTGGAAGCTCTGCTGGTTGCGCTGAAAAAAGCAAAACCGTCTCAGGCGAAAGGTGTGTACATCAAGAAAATTAGCATCTCCACTACCATGGGTGCTGGTGTTGCGGTAGACCAGGCTGGTCTGAGCGCAGTAGCGAATTAA